DNA sequence from the Antarctobacter heliothermus genome:
CGGCCCGGATAAAACTGAGGACAACGCGCACGAGTTGGTTGACCCAATTGCCGGCAATCAACCCGCGCGCCGCCAAGAGCGCCACGGGCAGTGACAGGATCACCCCCAGAACCGCACCGCCCACGGCGATCTGCATCGTCTCGACCATTTTCCACCCCAACCGGGCCAGCACGTCCGGCGACAGGTTCGGAGGAAAGGCACGTGACAAGAAATCGGCAAAGCGCGGCGGCGCGGTGATCACCTTTTCGACGGAAAACCCGGCGCCTGCGAGACACCACAGGATCAGGACAACCCCGGCGGCGTAGCCAAGAAAGCTGATCGCCGAGGGGCGTTCGAAACGGGACGGAACGGCAGAGTCAGTCATATAGCCCCCTGAGGTCATCGGCATTCAGGCTGGCGGCGGTGGCATCAAGCTTCATCCGCCCCTGAGCCAGTCCCAGCACCCGGTCGCCATAACGCAGCGCGTGGTCGATATTATGCGAGGTAAAGACAACTGTGACGCCGTCCTGCCGCGCGAGATCAAAGAACAACTCCATGACGTCCTCACCCGCAGAAGGATCCAGTGACGCGCAGGGTTCATCGGCAAACAGCACCTCGGGCGCAGAAACGATGGCGCGGGCGATTGCCACGCGCTGGGACTGACCACCGGACAGGCGTTCGGCCCGGCGCATCGCGAACTCTGTCAGTCCGACCTTTTCCAGCGCCCGCATCGCCTGCTGGCGTGAGGCCTGTGGCGCAAAACCGTGACACCAGTGTCGAACTCCCGGCTGTTGGCCCAGCAGACCGTGCAGCACGTTGGACAGCACCGACAGGCGCGGCACCAGATTGTGTTTCTGCGACACCAACCCCACGCGCGCCCGCAAGGCGCGCAGATCGGCGGGTCTGGCAGAGGTCGCCTCTTGGTCCAACAAGCGCACTGTACCCGCTGTCACCGGGATCAACCCCATCAGGCAGCGCAGTAGCGTGGATTTTCCGGCCCCGTTCGCGCCTACCAGCGCCGTGGCCTCACCTCGTGCCAGACGAAAGGAGATGTCGGAGAATACCGGTGTGTCGCCAAACTGTTTGGACACGGCCCGGACCTCGATGTCGACGGCAGGAACCGGGGCGCGCTGCTGCGCCCCGGCCTGTTCGACCCTTGTGGGCCGCTTTATCAGGGCAAGATCACTCACCGAGGAACGTGTCGAATTGCGGGTAGCCCGCGTTGGAATACATCGAACGCACATAAGCATAGGCGTCGTCGTTGATGGCAACGAGATCCATGCCGACGTATTTGTCGTTTTCTTCATGCACGGTGATGCCCGCGATGATCTGTTCCTTGTTCTCAAGGATTGCATCACGCACTGCTTCGGCAGCTTCGACCGGGACATGCGCGCCTACCATGATCATGTCGTTGGGCAGGTCGCCCGAGCGCGCGATCATTTTGAAGAACCCATAGGGCAGGTCGGTCTCGTTGTTGCGGACGTTCAGCCACGATCCCGCGTTCGACCCGATGGCATCCACATCGCCATTTTTCAGCGCCTCATGCGCGATATTGCGCGATGTGTGGGTTTTCTCGATGTCGTTCACCGGATCGACGCCGTGATCGGCCAGCACCTGCATCGGGCAAAGCATGTTCGAGGTCGAGCCGATGTCGCCAAAGGCCACTTTCTTGCCTACCAGATCCGCCGGCACGTTAATGCCACTGTCGGCGCGCACGATGATCGCGCAGTGGTAGTCCGGACGGCCAAGACCAATCAGTGGTGTGGCTTGGGTCAGCTTGTTTATGACGATATATTCGGCCGGGCCGGATACCACGAAATCGACCGTTTTGCCGCGCAGCGCTTCGGCGGCGGCGGTGCGGGAGTTGACCGGGTAGAACTCAAAGGTATCGCCGGTCGCGGTTTCCAACGCCGCCTTGAAGGGGCCCCACTCCGTCTGCAGGCGCTCCATGCCTTCGACGTCAGTGACAGCGAGTTTCCAAGTTTCGGCAGCAGCGCCGAACGCGGTCAGGGTGGCGATGCCGAACCCTAGAACAACAGATTTGATTTTCATGTCAGCCTCCGATGAAAATTCATCCGGATGAATCAACATTTTTGTAATATGGTCGCGACGGACACATGAAGACTTTGTGAAACCTGATGTGATCCGCCTGCCGCGCTCTGGCGAGGTTGAGGTGGGTCTGAAATTGTCATGCGGACGCAACGCCATGTTCACCGACTTGTCATAATGGCGCTGTAGCGAAAATTCATTCGGATGATTGACACATGAACAGAGACCGCTGGCGCGAAATCCGCGCACTGATCGAGCAGGACATAATGGACGGCGTGATGGAGCCGGGGGCCAAACTGCCCACCGAACCGGAGTTGATACAGCTCTATAATGCAGGGCGCCATACGGTGCGCCGCGCGGTGACGGAACTGGCCAAGGCCGGATACCTCAGCGTTGAGCAGGGGCGTGGCACCTTTGTGCAGGCCCGCCCGATGATCGACTATGCCATTGGACGACGCACGCGCCTGAGCCGTAACCTTGACCCTAAAGGGATCGATGTCTCGGGCGAAACGCTTGGATATGACCTGGTCCCCGCTTCACCGCGCGTTGCCCGCCTGTTGGGGGTGGCTGAGGGGGCAGAAGTCGTGGCCACGCGCCGCCGGTCCATGGCGGACGGGGTGCCGGTGAATATCGGTTTGATCTATCACGACGCCGCGCGGTTTTCGGAGTTTGCGATCCGCCGCCGCGCCATGGGGTCGACCACCGCCGTCTACGAATCTTATGGCATCACGGACTATCTGCGCGGTCAAACCCAGATCCATGCCCGCCCCGCCCGCGGTGAGGAGCCCCGTCAGCTGCATCAGCACGCCGATATGCCGGTTTTGGTGGTGCGCGCGGTGGACACGCTTCTGGACGGCACGCCCATCGC
Encoded proteins:
- the phnF gene encoding phosphonate metabolism transcriptional regulator PhnF, with product MNRDRWREIRALIEQDIMDGVMEPGAKLPTEPELIQLYNAGRHTVRRAVTELAKAGYLSVEQGRGTFVQARPMIDYAIGRRTRLSRNLDPKGIDVSGETLGYDLVPASPRVARLLGVAEGAEVVATRRRSMADGVPVNIGLIYHDAARFSEFAIRRRAMGSTTAVYESYGITDYLRGQTQIHARPARGEEPRQLHQHADMPVLVVRAVDTLLDGTPIAHSEVIWSAARVKFSFNLDEDD
- a CDS encoding PhnD/SsuA/transferrin family substrate-binding protein, with the protein product MKIKSVVLGFGIATLTAFGAAAETWKLAVTDVEGMERLQTEWGPFKAALETATGDTFEFYPVNSRTAAAEALRGKTVDFVVSGPAEYIVINKLTQATPLIGLGRPDYHCAIIVRADSGINVPADLVGKKVAFGDIGSTSNMLCPMQVLADHGVDPVNDIEKTHTSRNIAHEALKNGDVDAIGSNAGSWLNVRNNETDLPYGFFKMIARSGDLPNDMIMVGAHVPVEAAEAVRDAILENKEQIIAGITVHEENDKYVGMDLVAINDDAYAYVRSMYSNAGYPQFDTFLGE
- a CDS encoding phosphonate ABC transporter ATP-binding protein, producing MSDLALIKRPTRVEQAGAQQRAPVPAVDIEVRAVSKQFGDTPVFSDISFRLARGEATALVGANGAGKSTLLRCLMGLIPVTAGTVRLLDQEATSARPADLRALRARVGLVSQKHNLVPRLSVLSNVLHGLLGQQPGVRHWCHGFAPQASRQQAMRALEKVGLTEFAMRRAERLSGGQSQRVAIARAIVSAPEVLFADEPCASLDPSAGEDVMELFFDLARQDGVTVVFTSHNIDHALRYGDRVLGLAQGRMKLDATAASLNADDLRGLYD